In Panthera tigris isolate Pti1 chromosome C1, P.tigris_Pti1_mat1.1, whole genome shotgun sequence, the following proteins share a genomic window:
- the OTUD7B gene encoding OTU domain-containing protein 7B isoform X1, producing the protein MEDGERYTPGRANSMNKSLKERNSQTSSGGGLSFDLCPPYLSCLKVLNDHMTLDMDAVLSDFVRSTGAEPGLARDLLEGKNWDVSAALSDFEQLRQVRAGNLPPPFSEGSGGSRTPEKGFSDRESARPPRPTLQRQDDIVQEKRLSRGISHASSSIVSLARSHVSSNGGGGGSSEHPLEMPICAFQLPDLTVYNEDFRSFIERDLIEQSMLVALEQAGRLNWWVSVDPTCQRLLPLATTGDGNCLLHAASLGMWGFHDRDLMLRKALYALMEKGAEKEALKRRWRWQQTQQNKESGLVYTEDEWQKEWNELIKLASSEPRTHLGTNGANCGGVESSEEPVYESLEEFHVFVLAHVLRRPIVVVADTMLRDSGGEAFAPIPFGGIYLPLEVPASQCHRSPLVLAYDQAHFSALVSMEQKETAKEQAVIPLTDSEHKLLPLHFAVDPGKGWEWGRDDSDNVRLASVILSLEVKLHLLHGYMNVKWIPVSSDAQAPLAQPESPTASAGDEPRSTPESGESDKESVGSSSTSNEGSKRKEKAKRGREKDKKRADSVANKLGSFGKTLGSKLKKNMGGLMHSKGSKPGGMGAGAGVSSGTETLEKKKKNSLKSWKGGKEEAAGDGPVSEKPTAESVGNGGSKYSQEVMQSLSIMRIAMQGEGKFIFVGTLKMGHRHQYQEEMIQRYLSDAEERFLAEQKQKEAERKLLNGGLGGGPPPAKKPEPDGGEELLTAPPAESKAMAFSAGYPGGFTVPRSTGAGVHCQEPRRQLAGGPCGGGLPPYATFPRQCPPGRPYPHQDCIPSLEPGSHSKDGGHRGALLPLPFRVADSYSNGYREPPEPDGWAGGPRGLPPAQTKCKQPNCSFYGHPETNNFCSCCYREELRRREREPGGELLVHRF; encoded by the exons GTGGAGGGCTGAGTTTTGATCTATGTCCACCCTATCTCAGCTGCCTGAAAGTACTTAATGATCACATGACCCTGGACATGGATGCTGTCCTGTCGGATTTTGTCCGTTCCACAGGCGCAGAGCCTGGGCTGGCCCGAGATCTCCTGGAAG GAAAGAATTGGGACGTGAGTGCTGCCCTCAGTGATTTTGAACAGCTACGTCAAGTTCGTGCTGGGAACCTGCCGCCACCCTTTAGTGAAGGGAGTGGTGGCTCCAGGACCCCTGAAAAAGGGTTTTCTGATAGAGAGTCTGCCCGCCCTCCCCGGCCCACCCTACAGCGGCAGGATGACATCGTTCAAG AAAAACGCCTGTCTAGGGGCATCTCCCACGCCAGCTCCAGCATTGTTTCCCTGGCCCGATCCCATGTCTCCTccaatggtgggggtggggggagcagtgaGCACCCCCTGGAAATGCCCATCTGTGCCTTCCAGCTTCCAGATCTCACTGTGTACAACGAAGACTTCCGCAGCTTCATAGAGAGAGACCTTATTGAACAGTCCATGTTGGTTGCCTTGGAACAGGCAG GGCGTTTGAACTGGTGGGTGAGTGTGGACCCTACCTGCCAGAGGCTGCTTCCTTTGGCAACTACTGGGGATGGAAACTGCCTTCTCCATGCAGCCTCCCTAG GCATGTGGGGTTTCCATGATCGGGACTTGATGTTGCGTAAAGCTTTGTATGCACTGATGGAGAAAGGAGCTGAGAAGGAAGCATTAAAACGGCGCTGGAGGTGGCAGCAAACACAGCAGAATAAGGAG TCAGGGCTGGTTTACACAGAGGATGAGTGGCAGAAGGAATGGAATGAGCTGATCAAGCTTGCCTCGAGTGAACCCCGCACGCATCTAGGTACCAACGGAGCCAACTGTGGTGG GGTGGAGAGCTCAGAGGAGCCCGTGTATGAGAGCCTAGAAGAATTCCACGTCTTTGTCCTTGCGCATGTACTTAGGAGGCCCATAGTTGTTGTGGCCGACACCATGCTGAGGGACTCTGGTGGGGAAG CATTTGCCCCTATTCCCTTTGGGGGAATCTATCTGCCTTTGGAGGTCCCAGCCAGCCAGTGTCACCGCTCCCCTCTGGTGCTCGCTTATGATCAGGCCCACTTTTCTGCACTTGTGTCCATGGAGCAGAAGGAGACCGCCAAGGAACAAG CTGTGATCCCACTCACGGATTCGGAGCATAAGCTGCTGCCCTTGCACTTTGCTGTGGACCCTGGAAagggctgggagtggggcagagatgACAGTGACAACGTCCGATTGGCCAG TGTAATCCTGTCCCTAGAGGTCAAATTGCACCTGCTGCATGGCTACATGAATGTGAAGTGGATCCCAGTGTCCTCTGATGCACAG GCTCCCCTGGCCCAACCTGAGTCCCCCACAGCCTCAGCTGGAGATGAGCCCCGGTCCACTCCTGAGTCTGGGGAATCAGACAAAGAGTCCGTCGGCAGCAGTTCCACGAGCAATGAGGGCAGCAAGCGGAAAGAGAAGGCAAAACGAGGTcgagagaaagacaagaagagaGCAGACTCCGTGGCTAACAAACTGGGCAGCTTTGGCAAAACCTTGGGCAGCAAGCTCAAGAAGAACATGGGCGGCCTGATGCACAGCAAGGGTTCTAAGCCCGGAGGGatgggagcaggggcgggggtaAGCAGCGGCACTGAGACactggagaagaagaagaagaactccCTGAAGAGCTGGAAGGGGGGCAAGGAGGAGGCAGCTGGGGACGGGCCTGTGTCTGAGAAGCCCACGGCGGAGTCTGTCGGTAACGGAGGGAGCAAGTATAGCCAGGAGGTGATGCAAAGCCTGAGCATCATGAGGATTGCAATGCAAGGGGAGgggaagtttatttttgttggaACCCTGAAGATGGGTCACCGTCATCAGTATCAGGAGGAAATGATCCAGCGCTACCTTTCTGATGCCGAAGAGCGATTCCTGGCAgagcagaaacagaaggaagcagagaggaagctCCTGAATGGAGGGCTAGGCGGCGGGCCTCCTCCAGCCAAAAAGCCAGAGCCAGATGGTGGGGAGGAGTTGCTGACTGCCCCTCCAGCAGAGTCCAAGGCGATGGCATTCtctgctggctaccctgggggcttTACTGTCCCTCGGTCTACAGGGGCTGGGGTCCACTGCCAGGAGCCCCGGCGGCAGCTGGCAGGGGGTCCTTGTGGGGGAGGCCTACCACCATATGCCACCTTCCCCAGACAGTGCCCTCCAGGGCGACCCTACCCCCATCAGGACTGCATCCCTTCTCTGGAGCCAGGCAGTCACTCCAAGGATGGCGGTCACAGGGGTGCGTTGTTACCGCTCCCCTTCCGCGTGGCTGATTCCTATAGCAACGGCTACAGAGAGCCCCCTGAGCCAGATGGATGGGCTGGAGGTCCCCGGGGGCTTCCTCCGGCCCAGACCAAATGCAAACAACCGAACTGCAGCTTCTATGGACACCCGGAGACAAACAACTTCTGCTCCTGCTGTTACAGGGAAGAACTGAGGAGGAGGGAGCGGGAACCCGGTGGGGAGCTGCTGGTGCACAGGTTCTGA
- the OTUD7B gene encoding OTU domain-containing protein 7B isoform X2, whose protein sequence is MCCQEVWILEVIKCKSRIYKRQLKPCGGLSFDLCPPYLSCLKVLNDHMTLDMDAVLSDFVRSTGAEPGLARDLLEGKNWDVSAALSDFEQLRQVRAGNLPPPFSEGSGGSRTPEKGFSDRESARPPRPTLQRQDDIVQEKRLSRGISHASSSIVSLARSHVSSNGGGGGSSEHPLEMPICAFQLPDLTVYNEDFRSFIERDLIEQSMLVALEQAGRLNWWVSVDPTCQRLLPLATTGDGNCLLHAASLGMWGFHDRDLMLRKALYALMEKGAEKEALKRRWRWQQTQQNKESGLVYTEDEWQKEWNELIKLASSEPRTHLGTNGANCGGVESSEEPVYESLEEFHVFVLAHVLRRPIVVVADTMLRDSGGEAFAPIPFGGIYLPLEVPASQCHRSPLVLAYDQAHFSALVSMEQKETAKEQAVIPLTDSEHKLLPLHFAVDPGKGWEWGRDDSDNVRLASVILSLEVKLHLLHGYMNVKWIPVSSDAQAPLAQPESPTASAGDEPRSTPESGESDKESVGSSSTSNEGSKRKEKAKRGREKDKKRADSVANKLGSFGKTLGSKLKKNMGGLMHSKGSKPGGMGAGAGVSSGTETLEKKKKNSLKSWKGGKEEAAGDGPVSEKPTAESVGNGGSKYSQEVMQSLSIMRIAMQGEGKFIFVGTLKMGHRHQYQEEMIQRYLSDAEERFLAEQKQKEAERKLLNGGLGGGPPPAKKPEPDGGEELLTAPPAESKAMAFSAGYPGGFTVPRSTGAGVHCQEPRRQLAGGPCGGGLPPYATFPRQCPPGRPYPHQDCIPSLEPGSHSKDGGHRGALLPLPFRVADSYSNGYREPPEPDGWAGGPRGLPPAQTKCKQPNCSFYGHPETNNFCSCCYREELRRREREPGGELLVHRF, encoded by the exons ATGTGCTGCCAAGAAGTTTG GATCTTAGAGGTCATCAAATGCAAGTCTAGGATATACAAGAGGCAACTGAAACCCT GTGGAGGGCTGAGTTTTGATCTATGTCCACCCTATCTCAGCTGCCTGAAAGTACTTAATGATCACATGACCCTGGACATGGATGCTGTCCTGTCGGATTTTGTCCGTTCCACAGGCGCAGAGCCTGGGCTGGCCCGAGATCTCCTGGAAG GAAAGAATTGGGACGTGAGTGCTGCCCTCAGTGATTTTGAACAGCTACGTCAAGTTCGTGCTGGGAACCTGCCGCCACCCTTTAGTGAAGGGAGTGGTGGCTCCAGGACCCCTGAAAAAGGGTTTTCTGATAGAGAGTCTGCCCGCCCTCCCCGGCCCACCCTACAGCGGCAGGATGACATCGTTCAAG AAAAACGCCTGTCTAGGGGCATCTCCCACGCCAGCTCCAGCATTGTTTCCCTGGCCCGATCCCATGTCTCCTccaatggtgggggtggggggagcagtgaGCACCCCCTGGAAATGCCCATCTGTGCCTTCCAGCTTCCAGATCTCACTGTGTACAACGAAGACTTCCGCAGCTTCATAGAGAGAGACCTTATTGAACAGTCCATGTTGGTTGCCTTGGAACAGGCAG GGCGTTTGAACTGGTGGGTGAGTGTGGACCCTACCTGCCAGAGGCTGCTTCCTTTGGCAACTACTGGGGATGGAAACTGCCTTCTCCATGCAGCCTCCCTAG GCATGTGGGGTTTCCATGATCGGGACTTGATGTTGCGTAAAGCTTTGTATGCACTGATGGAGAAAGGAGCTGAGAAGGAAGCATTAAAACGGCGCTGGAGGTGGCAGCAAACACAGCAGAATAAGGAG TCAGGGCTGGTTTACACAGAGGATGAGTGGCAGAAGGAATGGAATGAGCTGATCAAGCTTGCCTCGAGTGAACCCCGCACGCATCTAGGTACCAACGGAGCCAACTGTGGTGG GGTGGAGAGCTCAGAGGAGCCCGTGTATGAGAGCCTAGAAGAATTCCACGTCTTTGTCCTTGCGCATGTACTTAGGAGGCCCATAGTTGTTGTGGCCGACACCATGCTGAGGGACTCTGGTGGGGAAG CATTTGCCCCTATTCCCTTTGGGGGAATCTATCTGCCTTTGGAGGTCCCAGCCAGCCAGTGTCACCGCTCCCCTCTGGTGCTCGCTTATGATCAGGCCCACTTTTCTGCACTTGTGTCCATGGAGCAGAAGGAGACCGCCAAGGAACAAG CTGTGATCCCACTCACGGATTCGGAGCATAAGCTGCTGCCCTTGCACTTTGCTGTGGACCCTGGAAagggctgggagtggggcagagatgACAGTGACAACGTCCGATTGGCCAG TGTAATCCTGTCCCTAGAGGTCAAATTGCACCTGCTGCATGGCTACATGAATGTGAAGTGGATCCCAGTGTCCTCTGATGCACAG GCTCCCCTGGCCCAACCTGAGTCCCCCACAGCCTCAGCTGGAGATGAGCCCCGGTCCACTCCTGAGTCTGGGGAATCAGACAAAGAGTCCGTCGGCAGCAGTTCCACGAGCAATGAGGGCAGCAAGCGGAAAGAGAAGGCAAAACGAGGTcgagagaaagacaagaagagaGCAGACTCCGTGGCTAACAAACTGGGCAGCTTTGGCAAAACCTTGGGCAGCAAGCTCAAGAAGAACATGGGCGGCCTGATGCACAGCAAGGGTTCTAAGCCCGGAGGGatgggagcaggggcgggggtaAGCAGCGGCACTGAGACactggagaagaagaagaagaactccCTGAAGAGCTGGAAGGGGGGCAAGGAGGAGGCAGCTGGGGACGGGCCTGTGTCTGAGAAGCCCACGGCGGAGTCTGTCGGTAACGGAGGGAGCAAGTATAGCCAGGAGGTGATGCAAAGCCTGAGCATCATGAGGATTGCAATGCAAGGGGAGgggaagtttatttttgttggaACCCTGAAGATGGGTCACCGTCATCAGTATCAGGAGGAAATGATCCAGCGCTACCTTTCTGATGCCGAAGAGCGATTCCTGGCAgagcagaaacagaaggaagcagagaggaagctCCTGAATGGAGGGCTAGGCGGCGGGCCTCCTCCAGCCAAAAAGCCAGAGCCAGATGGTGGGGAGGAGTTGCTGACTGCCCCTCCAGCAGAGTCCAAGGCGATGGCATTCtctgctggctaccctgggggcttTACTGTCCCTCGGTCTACAGGGGCTGGGGTCCACTGCCAGGAGCCCCGGCGGCAGCTGGCAGGGGGTCCTTGTGGGGGAGGCCTACCACCATATGCCACCTTCCCCAGACAGTGCCCTCCAGGGCGACCCTACCCCCATCAGGACTGCATCCCTTCTCTGGAGCCAGGCAGTCACTCCAAGGATGGCGGTCACAGGGGTGCGTTGTTACCGCTCCCCTTCCGCGTGGCTGATTCCTATAGCAACGGCTACAGAGAGCCCCCTGAGCCAGATGGATGGGCTGGAGGTCCCCGGGGGCTTCCTCCGGCCCAGACCAAATGCAAACAACCGAACTGCAGCTTCTATGGACACCCGGAGACAAACAACTTCTGCTCCTGCTGTTACAGGGAAGAACTGAGGAGGAGGGAGCGGGAACCCGGTGGGGAGCTGCTGGTGCACAGGTTCTGA
- the OTUD7B gene encoding OTU domain-containing protein 7B isoform X3: MTLDMDAVLSDFVRSTGAEPGLARDLLEGKNWDVSAALSDFEQLRQVRAGNLPPPFSEGSGGSRTPEKGFSDRESARPPRPTLQRQDDIVQEKRLSRGISHASSSIVSLARSHVSSNGGGGGSSEHPLEMPICAFQLPDLTVYNEDFRSFIERDLIEQSMLVALEQAGRLNWWVSVDPTCQRLLPLATTGDGNCLLHAASLGMWGFHDRDLMLRKALYALMEKGAEKEALKRRWRWQQTQQNKESGLVYTEDEWQKEWNELIKLASSEPRTHLGTNGANCGGVESSEEPVYESLEEFHVFVLAHVLRRPIVVVADTMLRDSGGEAFAPIPFGGIYLPLEVPASQCHRSPLVLAYDQAHFSALVSMEQKETAKEQAVIPLTDSEHKLLPLHFAVDPGKGWEWGRDDSDNVRLASVILSLEVKLHLLHGYMNVKWIPVSSDAQAPLAQPESPTASAGDEPRSTPESGESDKESVGSSSTSNEGSKRKEKAKRGREKDKKRADSVANKLGSFGKTLGSKLKKNMGGLMHSKGSKPGGMGAGAGVSSGTETLEKKKKNSLKSWKGGKEEAAGDGPVSEKPTAESVGNGGSKYSQEVMQSLSIMRIAMQGEGKFIFVGTLKMGHRHQYQEEMIQRYLSDAEERFLAEQKQKEAERKLLNGGLGGGPPPAKKPEPDGGEELLTAPPAESKAMAFSAGYPGGFTVPRSTGAGVHCQEPRRQLAGGPCGGGLPPYATFPRQCPPGRPYPHQDCIPSLEPGSHSKDGGHRGALLPLPFRVADSYSNGYREPPEPDGWAGGPRGLPPAQTKCKQPNCSFYGHPETNNFCSCCYREELRRREREPGGELLVHRF, from the exons ATGACCCTGGACATGGATGCTGTCCTGTCGGATTTTGTCCGTTCCACAGGCGCAGAGCCTGGGCTGGCCCGAGATCTCCTGGAAG GAAAGAATTGGGACGTGAGTGCTGCCCTCAGTGATTTTGAACAGCTACGTCAAGTTCGTGCTGGGAACCTGCCGCCACCCTTTAGTGAAGGGAGTGGTGGCTCCAGGACCCCTGAAAAAGGGTTTTCTGATAGAGAGTCTGCCCGCCCTCCCCGGCCCACCCTACAGCGGCAGGATGACATCGTTCAAG AAAAACGCCTGTCTAGGGGCATCTCCCACGCCAGCTCCAGCATTGTTTCCCTGGCCCGATCCCATGTCTCCTccaatggtgggggtggggggagcagtgaGCACCCCCTGGAAATGCCCATCTGTGCCTTCCAGCTTCCAGATCTCACTGTGTACAACGAAGACTTCCGCAGCTTCATAGAGAGAGACCTTATTGAACAGTCCATGTTGGTTGCCTTGGAACAGGCAG GGCGTTTGAACTGGTGGGTGAGTGTGGACCCTACCTGCCAGAGGCTGCTTCCTTTGGCAACTACTGGGGATGGAAACTGCCTTCTCCATGCAGCCTCCCTAG GCATGTGGGGTTTCCATGATCGGGACTTGATGTTGCGTAAAGCTTTGTATGCACTGATGGAGAAAGGAGCTGAGAAGGAAGCATTAAAACGGCGCTGGAGGTGGCAGCAAACACAGCAGAATAAGGAG TCAGGGCTGGTTTACACAGAGGATGAGTGGCAGAAGGAATGGAATGAGCTGATCAAGCTTGCCTCGAGTGAACCCCGCACGCATCTAGGTACCAACGGAGCCAACTGTGGTGG GGTGGAGAGCTCAGAGGAGCCCGTGTATGAGAGCCTAGAAGAATTCCACGTCTTTGTCCTTGCGCATGTACTTAGGAGGCCCATAGTTGTTGTGGCCGACACCATGCTGAGGGACTCTGGTGGGGAAG CATTTGCCCCTATTCCCTTTGGGGGAATCTATCTGCCTTTGGAGGTCCCAGCCAGCCAGTGTCACCGCTCCCCTCTGGTGCTCGCTTATGATCAGGCCCACTTTTCTGCACTTGTGTCCATGGAGCAGAAGGAGACCGCCAAGGAACAAG CTGTGATCCCACTCACGGATTCGGAGCATAAGCTGCTGCCCTTGCACTTTGCTGTGGACCCTGGAAagggctgggagtggggcagagatgACAGTGACAACGTCCGATTGGCCAG TGTAATCCTGTCCCTAGAGGTCAAATTGCACCTGCTGCATGGCTACATGAATGTGAAGTGGATCCCAGTGTCCTCTGATGCACAG GCTCCCCTGGCCCAACCTGAGTCCCCCACAGCCTCAGCTGGAGATGAGCCCCGGTCCACTCCTGAGTCTGGGGAATCAGACAAAGAGTCCGTCGGCAGCAGTTCCACGAGCAATGAGGGCAGCAAGCGGAAAGAGAAGGCAAAACGAGGTcgagagaaagacaagaagagaGCAGACTCCGTGGCTAACAAACTGGGCAGCTTTGGCAAAACCTTGGGCAGCAAGCTCAAGAAGAACATGGGCGGCCTGATGCACAGCAAGGGTTCTAAGCCCGGAGGGatgggagcaggggcgggggtaAGCAGCGGCACTGAGACactggagaagaagaagaagaactccCTGAAGAGCTGGAAGGGGGGCAAGGAGGAGGCAGCTGGGGACGGGCCTGTGTCTGAGAAGCCCACGGCGGAGTCTGTCGGTAACGGAGGGAGCAAGTATAGCCAGGAGGTGATGCAAAGCCTGAGCATCATGAGGATTGCAATGCAAGGGGAGgggaagtttatttttgttggaACCCTGAAGATGGGTCACCGTCATCAGTATCAGGAGGAAATGATCCAGCGCTACCTTTCTGATGCCGAAGAGCGATTCCTGGCAgagcagaaacagaaggaagcagagaggaagctCCTGAATGGAGGGCTAGGCGGCGGGCCTCCTCCAGCCAAAAAGCCAGAGCCAGATGGTGGGGAGGAGTTGCTGACTGCCCCTCCAGCAGAGTCCAAGGCGATGGCATTCtctgctggctaccctgggggcttTACTGTCCCTCGGTCTACAGGGGCTGGGGTCCACTGCCAGGAGCCCCGGCGGCAGCTGGCAGGGGGTCCTTGTGGGGGAGGCCTACCACCATATGCCACCTTCCCCAGACAGTGCCCTCCAGGGCGACCCTACCCCCATCAGGACTGCATCCCTTCTCTGGAGCCAGGCAGTCACTCCAAGGATGGCGGTCACAGGGGTGCGTTGTTACCGCTCCCCTTCCGCGTGGCTGATTCCTATAGCAACGGCTACAGAGAGCCCCCTGAGCCAGATGGATGGGCTGGAGGTCCCCGGGGGCTTCCTCCGGCCCAGACCAAATGCAAACAACCGAACTGCAGCTTCTATGGACACCCGGAGACAAACAACTTCTGCTCCTGCTGTTACAGGGAAGAACTGAGGAGGAGGGAGCGGGAACCCGGTGGGGAGCTGCTGGTGCACAGGTTCTGA